A stretch of the Verrucomicrobiia bacterium genome encodes the following:
- a CDS encoding ABC transporter permease — protein MAVTAPGFFEPQPLLSRLAAAAPRLVVACGMAVVMLTRQIDISVGSLFAWCSVVAGLLAGARPSPPLALAAAVALGAAGGVINGALVAGLRLPAIVVTLATLVTWREALRLYRQGVFVNLPEGLQWFGLPMRTGQLLVCAIALVVLCGLALVLRQLAIGRQVYAVGADAEAARLAGLRPRRVTFGAFVLLGALTGLAAVLNLVQSPQVDPATGRLLELEVIAAAVVGGVAVSGGRGSLPGVFSGFLLLTCISPALTYLGVKPYWDKAIQGLLILAAVAAEGIRRRKEPRG, from the coding sequence ATGGCGGTGACTGCGCCCGGATTTTTCGAGCCCCAACCCCTGCTGTCCCGCCTCGCGGCGGCTGCGCCGCGCCTCGTGGTCGCCTGCGGCATGGCGGTGGTGATGCTCACCCGTCAGATAGACATCTCGGTCGGTTCCCTGTTCGCCTGGTGCTCCGTGGTTGCCGGGCTGCTCGCGGGCGCCCGCCCTTCCCCGCCCCTGGCACTGGCCGCCGCGGTGGCCCTGGGGGCCGCCGGCGGTGTGATCAACGGCGCGTTGGTGGCCGGACTCCGCCTCCCGGCGATCGTGGTCACGCTGGCCACCCTCGTCACCTGGCGGGAGGCGCTGCGGCTGTACCGGCAGGGCGTCTTCGTGAACCTGCCGGAGGGCCTTCAGTGGTTCGGCCTTCCGATGAGGACCGGCCAACTCCTCGTATGCGCCATCGCCCTGGTGGTCCTGTGCGGACTCGCCCTGGTCCTGCGCCAACTCGCAATCGGGCGACAGGTGTACGCGGTGGGTGCCGACGCGGAGGCCGCCCGGCTCGCCGGGTTGCGTCCGCGCCGCGTCACTTTCGGAGCCTTCGTGCTGCTCGGCGCACTCACCGGCCTGGCGGCGGTGTTGAACCTGGTTCAATCGCCGCAGGTGGATCCCGCCACCGGACGTCTGCTGGAGCTTGAAGTCATCGCCGCGGCGGTTGTCGGCGGCGTGGCGGTCTCAGGGGGCCGGGGGTCGCTTCCGGGAGTCTTTTCGGGCTTCCTGCTCCTCACCTGCATTTCCCCTGCGCTGACCTACCTGGGCGTGAAGCCATATTGGGACAAGGCCATCCAGGGCCTTCTGATCCTCGCTGCCGTCGCCGCGGAGGGAATTCGGCGTCGAAAGGAGCCGCGAGGATGA
- a CDS encoding sugar ABC transporter ATP-binding protein, protein MNAPLLQLHGIEKSFGAVRALGGVSFELRPGEIHALLGENGAGKSTLIRMITGAHTPDAGTITIAGEQVRNLTPDSARRLGIACVYQQPALFPGLTVAENLALRLESGSAFRRISWSARRARAAGLLGKVGARIAPESLVETLSMPAQQLVEIACALGTGARVLLLDEPTASLTRDDQARLHTLLRRLRDQGTGILYITHRLEEVFALADRVTVLRDGRSVGTHRVRGPEVESSLGNPPSPGNGASPGPEPMEGKRLDEPALIRLMVGRDVRPGRLQPGCRRGPVVLTLHRVACASTGVRDVSLEVHAGEIVGLAGMVGSGRTELARILFGLDPCDSGEIRIHDRRVHLRNPRDAIQAGIACLPEDRRRHGVILEMPIAHNVTLAVHPTLFPGGWIRERAEQELTAGFLRNLGIRAPDGQTPAGALSGGNQQKVALARWLAAAPKVLILDEPTQGVDVGAKEEIHRRIRQLADDGLAVLMISSDLPEVLTLSDRIGVMRAGRMVATMPGGSDPDAVMAAALGGPTAKDPAP, encoded by the coding sequence GTGAACGCTCCCCTCCTCCAACTCCACGGCATCGAGAAGTCCTTCGGTGCCGTCCGCGCTCTTGGAGGGGTCTCGTTCGAACTGCGGCCTGGGGAAATCCACGCGCTGCTCGGGGAAAATGGCGCCGGCAAGTCCACCCTGATCCGGATGATCACCGGCGCCCACACCCCGGACGCCGGAACCATCACCATCGCCGGCGAACAGGTTCGCAATCTCACTCCCGATTCGGCCCGCCGACTTGGCATTGCCTGCGTGTACCAGCAGCCCGCGCTGTTCCCCGGGCTCACCGTCGCCGAAAACCTCGCGCTGCGATTGGAGTCGGGTTCAGCCTTCCGGAGGATTTCATGGTCGGCTCGCCGGGCCCGCGCGGCGGGACTCCTCGGGAAGGTCGGTGCCCGGATCGCACCCGAGTCCCTCGTGGAGACGCTCTCCATGCCCGCGCAGCAGCTGGTCGAAATCGCCTGCGCCCTCGGGACGGGTGCCCGGGTGCTGCTCCTGGACGAGCCCACCGCGTCACTCACCCGCGACGATCAGGCGCGGTTGCACACCCTGCTCCGGAGGCTGCGTGATCAGGGCACCGGGATTCTCTATATCACCCACCGTTTGGAGGAGGTGTTCGCTCTTGCCGACCGGGTCACCGTTCTGCGCGATGGCCGGAGCGTCGGGACACACCGGGTCCGCGGTCCCGAAGTGGAGTCTTCACTCGGAAATCCGCCTTCGCCGGGGAATGGCGCCAGTCCGGGACCAGAACCCATGGAGGGGAAGCGGCTGGATGAACCGGCCTTGATCCGGCTGATGGTCGGGCGCGATGTGCGACCCGGACGCCTCCAGCCGGGATGCAGGCGCGGACCGGTCGTGCTCACGCTCCATCGGGTGGCCTGCGCCAGCACTGGCGTTCGCGACGTCTCCCTGGAGGTCCACGCGGGGGAGATCGTGGGTCTTGCAGGGATGGTGGGCTCAGGACGCACCGAACTCGCACGGATCCTCTTCGGCCTGGATCCCTGCGATTCCGGTGAAATCCGGATCCACGACCGGAGGGTGCACCTTCGAAACCCTCGCGACGCCATCCAGGCCGGGATCGCCTGCCTTCCCGAGGACCGCCGCCGGCACGGAGTGATCCTTGAGATGCCCATTGCCCACAACGTCACTCTTGCCGTGCACCCCACGTTGTTCCCGGGCGGATGGATCCGGGAGCGGGCCGAGCAGGAGTTGACCGCCGGTTTTCTCCGCAACCTTGGGATTCGGGCACCGGACGGGCAGACACCGGCAGGTGCGCTCTCCGGGGGCAACCAGCAGAAGGTCGCCCTCGCCCGATGGCTCGCAGCGGCACCGAAGGTCCTCATCCTCGATGAGCCCACCCAGGGCGTGGACGTTGGGGCCAAGGAGGAAATCCACCGCCGCATCCGCCAACTTGCGGACGACGGTCTCGCCGTGCTGATGATCTCCAGCGATCTTCCGGAGGTGCTCACCTTGAGCGACCGGATCGGCGTGATGCGAGCCGGCAGAATGGTCGCAACAATGCCCGGCGGGTCCGACCCCGACGCCGTGATGGCCGCGGCCCTGGGGGGCCCCACTGCCAAGGATCCCGCGCCGTGA
- the lpxB gene encoding lipid-A-disaccharide synthase: protein MKPFAILLVAGDPSGDLAAAELVRALGRAAGPVPPRCFGAGGPAMAAAGVTLHHEMTRHSVIGVEILRRISWFRRALLDLVRLARTEGADAVVGVDYAGFNLRLASAVHEARLQSQGPFRNWRPRIIQYIAPQVWASRPGRARRMERTHDLLLSILPFEKGWFAENAPRLPVTFVGHPIVDRHATAPPPHDGEPATDRPPLLVLLPGSRPGELQRHLPVMLPAARAVAQRTGCRLRMVLPREELRPAAQAMTRDFAEAIIQVGGLDATLREATVALASTGTVTLECAWYGVPTVALYRTSRLTFEIGRRIVTVPHLAMPNLLAGAPIMPEFVQHLATPGALAEALLSLLEAPHRRQVLRGQLRAIARSLGPPGASDRAAAALLALLRGGTPTSGATTR from the coding sequence ATGAAGCCGTTTGCGATCCTGCTGGTCGCCGGCGATCCCAGCGGCGACCTCGCGGCAGCCGAACTGGTCCGGGCCCTCGGCCGCGCGGCGGGTCCGGTCCCGCCGCGATGCTTCGGCGCCGGCGGACCGGCCATGGCCGCTGCGGGGGTGACCCTCCATCACGAGATGACCCGCCACTCCGTGATCGGCGTCGAAATCCTGCGCCGGATTTCCTGGTTCCGACGCGCGCTTCTCGACCTCGTTCGCCTTGCCCGGACGGAAGGCGCCGATGCCGTGGTCGGCGTGGACTACGCCGGATTCAACCTGCGCCTGGCCTCAGCCGTCCATGAGGCCCGACTCCAGTCCCAGGGGCCGTTTCGGAACTGGCGTCCACGCATCATCCAGTACATCGCCCCCCAGGTCTGGGCGTCGCGGCCTGGACGCGCCCGCCGGATGGAACGGACGCACGACCTGCTGCTCTCGATCCTGCCGTTCGAAAAAGGGTGGTTCGCAGAGAACGCCCCGCGCCTCCCCGTGACCTTTGTGGGCCATCCGATCGTGGATCGCCATGCCACCGCGCCGCCGCCCCACGATGGGGAACCTGCCACGGACCGCCCCCCGCTGCTGGTGTTGCTTCCCGGAAGCCGGCCGGGCGAACTGCAGCGGCACCTTCCCGTGATGCTCCCGGCGGCACGCGCGGTGGCCCAACGCACGGGATGCCGCCTCCGGATGGTGCTGCCGCGCGAGGAACTCCGCCCGGCCGCCCAGGCGATGACCCGCGACTTCGCAGAAGCGATCATCCAGGTTGGCGGCCTCGACGCCACGTTGCGCGAGGCCACCGTTGCGCTCGCCTCCACCGGCACCGTGACCCTCGAGTGCGCGTGGTATGGGGTGCCCACCGTCGCGCTGTATCGCACCTCGCGGCTCACGTTTGAGATCGGACGCCGGATCGTCACGGTGCCCCACCTCGCCATGCCCAACCTGCTGGCGGGCGCGCCCATCATGCCCGAGTTCGTCCAGCACTTGGCCACACCCGGCGCGCTCGCGGAGGCGCTGCTGTCCCTGCTGGAAGCTCCACACCGCCGTCAAGTCCTGCGCGGGCAGCTTCGCGCGATCGCCCGATCCCTCGGCCCCCCGGGAGCCTCCGACCGCGCGGCCGCAGCGCTGCTGGCGTTGCTCCGTGGCGGGACCCCGACGTCGGGGGCGACGACACGCTGA
- the can gene encoding carbonate dehydratase gives MEDYKRLLLNNQAWVQDKLSLRPDFFTASSASQQPAFLWIGCSDSRVPAEEVTGATPGELFVHRNIANLVVHTDFNMLSVVQYAVEVLKVKHVIICGHYGCGGVRAAMSRKHLGLINKWLRHLKDIYRMHATELDAMPDEERRADRLAELNVYEQVHHLAELSFVQWAWKEEKRPSIHGWIYDMRTGHLKQLAKVDANSVPHNVFMYEFPDEPVLKS, from the coding sequence ATGGAAGACTACAAGCGTCTGCTTCTCAACAATCAGGCCTGGGTGCAGGACAAGCTCAGCCTGCGCCCGGACTTCTTCACCGCGTCCTCCGCGAGCCAGCAACCGGCCTTTCTCTGGATTGGCTGCTCCGACAGCCGGGTGCCGGCCGAGGAGGTCACCGGTGCCACCCCCGGCGAACTCTTCGTGCATCGCAACATCGCGAATCTCGTGGTGCACACCGACTTCAACATGCTCAGCGTCGTGCAGTACGCGGTGGAGGTGCTCAAGGTGAAGCACGTCATCATTTGCGGCCACTACGGATGCGGCGGCGTTCGGGCCGCCATGTCCCGGAAACACCTGGGCCTGATCAACAAGTGGCTTCGCCACCTCAAGGACATCTACCGCATGCACGCCACCGAACTCGACGCGATGCCCGACGAGGAGCGCCGCGCCGACCGTCTCGCCGAGCTGAACGTCTACGAGCAGGTCCATCACCTCGCCGAGCTCTCATTCGTCCAATGGGCATGGAAGGAGGAGAAGCGGCCCTCCATCCACGGGTGGATCTACGACATGCGCACCGGCCACCTGAAGCAGCTGGCCAAGGTGGATGCCAACAGCGTACCTCACAACGTCTTCATGTATGAGTTTCCCGACGAACCCGTGCTGAAGTCATGA
- a CDS encoding SulP family inorganic anion transporter: MTNNFVTLPTLGSARRDIPAGIVVFLVALPLCLGIALASGAPLFAGIIGGVVGGLVISLLSGSELSVSGPAAGLTVIVSAAIIKVGGFQAFTVAVMLSGLIQLAFGLLRAGIIGDYVPNSVIKGMLAAIGIVIIMKQIPHALGDDKDFLGDEAFRQSGQSNTFSEMFASLVSPSPGAIAITAVALLLLFAWERPFLKNRAWTTWLPGPLVAVIAGTVLNETFGLWKPDWQLTASKQHLVQLPVAGSVQDFFGMFTVPDFTRVFRPETWMVALTIALVGSIETLLCIEATDKLDPERRISDTNRELRAQGIGNMLSGFLGGLPVTSVIVRSSANVYAGGRTRLSCFVHGLVLLLAAAAFAPLLNRIPLAALASVLLVVGYKLSSRKIMLEMWARGWSQFIPFIITVIAIVLTDLLKGIGIGLLSSVFFVIRNNHHAAITLVNQQENWLLRFNKDMSFVNKSELKRRLRRIPNDSVVIVDGTKSLYVDGDVYDTLKEFETAASYRGIRLEYHNFFNKEIATKTA; encoded by the coding sequence ATGACCAACAATTTCGTCACCCTCCCCACCCTGGGGTCCGCCCGGCGGGACATCCCCGCCGGAATCGTGGTCTTCCTGGTCGCCCTGCCCCTCTGCCTCGGCATTGCCCTCGCATCGGGGGCCCCGCTGTTTGCCGGCATCATCGGCGGCGTGGTGGGCGGGCTGGTGATCAGCCTGCTCTCCGGGTCGGAATTGAGCGTCAGCGGTCCCGCCGCCGGCCTGACCGTCATCGTGTCGGCGGCCATCATCAAGGTGGGCGGTTTCCAGGCCTTCACCGTGGCGGTGATGCTCTCAGGATTGATCCAGCTCGCGTTTGGACTGCTGCGCGCCGGCATCATCGGCGACTACGTGCCCAACAGTGTGATCAAGGGCATGCTGGCCGCGATCGGCATCGTCATCATCATGAAGCAGATTCCCCACGCGCTGGGCGATGACAAGGACTTCCTGGGCGATGAGGCCTTCCGGCAGTCCGGACAATCCAACACCTTTTCGGAGATGTTCGCGTCCCTGGTCTCCCCGAGCCCCGGGGCCATCGCAATCACCGCCGTCGCCCTGCTGCTGCTGTTTGCCTGGGAACGGCCGTTCCTCAAGAACCGCGCGTGGACGACCTGGCTGCCGGGCCCGCTGGTTGCCGTCATTGCCGGCACAGTCCTCAACGAGACCTTCGGCCTTTGGAAACCCGACTGGCAGCTCACCGCTTCGAAACAGCACCTGGTCCAGCTTCCCGTCGCGGGATCCGTCCAGGACTTCTTCGGCATGTTCACCGTTCCCGATTTCACAAGAGTTTTCAGGCCTGAAACCTGGATGGTGGCGTTGACCATCGCGCTCGTGGGCAGCATTGAGACCCTGCTCTGCATCGAAGCCACCGACAAGCTGGACCCGGAACGGCGCATTTCCGACACCAACCGGGAACTGCGTGCCCAGGGCATCGGGAACATGCTTTCCGGCTTTCTGGGCGGCCTGCCGGTCACCTCGGTGATCGTGCGCAGCTCCGCCAACGTGTACGCCGGTGGCCGGACCCGCCTTTCCTGCTTCGTCCACGGCCTCGTCCTGCTGCTGGCCGCAGCGGCCTTTGCACCGCTGCTGAATCGGATCCCCCTCGCCGCGCTGGCGTCGGTGCTGCTGGTGGTGGGCTACAAGCTGTCCTCCCGCAAGATCATGCTGGAGATGTGGGCCCGGGGATGGAGCCAGTTCATCCCCTTCATCATCACCGTGATCGCCATCGTCCTGACCGACCTGCTCAAGGGCATCGGCATCGGGCTCCTGTCGAGCGTGTTCTTTGTGATCCGCAACAACCACCACGCCGCGATCACCCTCGTCAACCAGCAGGAAAACTGGCTCCTGCGCTTCAACAAGGACATGTCGTTCGTCAACAAATCCGAACTCAAGCGGCGCCTGCGGCGGATTCCGAACGATTCGGTGGTGATCGTGGACGGCACAAAGTCGCTGTATGTGGACGGCGACGTTTACGACACGCTCAAGGAGTTCGAGACGGCCGCCTCGTACCGCGGCATCCGGCTGGAGTACCACAACTTCTTCAACAAAGAGATCGCCACCAAAACCGCGTGA
- a CDS encoding (Fe-S)-binding protein, which yields MTSDRPSPLKHLDYSVVQQCMHCGLCLPTCPTYDATLNERHSPRGRIALMRAIADDRMPATRTFAEEMYFCLGCLACMTACPAGVNYAELFEQARAEAERSGVLDSPRRSLIRHVTLGWLFDDLRRLHLLGRMLRWWQSTGLQALVRASGILRLLPRRLRELEAMTPQVEGAFSADLIPPVLPATGPRRHRVALLTGCAQDLTFASVNRDTAEVLARNGCEVITPPEQHCCGSLHAHNGEWERARVLARRNLDQFPPATFDAIITNAGGCGSHLKHYTQLLAEDPRYRDAAREWDRKVKDIHEWLMETGIEPPPPTATTQRVTYHESCHLCHGQRISRQPRELLKAIPGLELVELTEASWCCGSAGIYNLTQPEMAGQLLERKMGHIAATRAGVVATGNPGCLLQLVTGCNQRGVSLRVVHPVTLLAEAYRRRDLPPAH from the coding sequence ATGACGTCCGACCGTCCCTCCCCGCTGAAGCACCTCGATTATTCCGTGGTGCAGCAGTGCATGCATTGCGGCCTGTGCCTGCCCACCTGCCCCACCTATGACGCCACGTTGAACGAGCGTCACTCGCCCCGGGGACGAATTGCCCTGATGCGGGCGATTGCCGACGACCGGATGCCGGCGACGCGGACGTTCGCGGAGGAGATGTATTTCTGCCTGGGATGCCTGGCCTGCATGACCGCGTGCCCGGCCGGGGTGAATTACGCAGAACTTTTTGAACAGGCCCGCGCAGAGGCCGAACGCTCCGGGGTGCTGGATTCGCCACGCAGGTCGCTGATCCGGCACGTCACGCTGGGCTGGCTTTTCGATGATTTGCGACGCCTGCACCTGTTGGGACGCATGCTCCGCTGGTGGCAGTCCACGGGGCTGCAGGCGCTGGTGCGGGCCAGCGGGATCCTGCGCCTGCTGCCACGGCGTCTTCGGGAACTTGAGGCCATGACGCCCCAGGTGGAGGGCGCCTTTTCCGCCGACCTGATTCCGCCGGTGTTGCCGGCAACCGGCCCCCGGCGGCATCGGGTCGCGCTGCTCACCGGCTGCGCGCAGGACCTCACCTTCGCCTCGGTGAACCGGGACACGGCGGAGGTGCTGGCGCGCAATGGGTGCGAGGTGATCACGCCGCCCGAGCAGCATTGCTGCGGATCCCTGCACGCCCACAACGGGGAATGGGAGCGGGCCCGGGTCCTCGCCCGCCGGAACCTGGACCAGTTCCCCCCGGCAACCTTTGACGCCATCATCACCAACGCCGGAGGCTGCGGCTCGCACCTCAAGCACTACACCCAGTTGCTGGCGGAGGATCCGCGCTATCGGGATGCCGCGCGGGAGTGGGACCGGAAGGTGAAGGATATCCACGAATGGCTGATGGAGACCGGCATCGAGCCGCCGCCGCCCACCGCCACCACCCAGCGGGTGACGTACCATGAGTCGTGTCATCTCTGCCACGGCCAGCGCATCTCCCGCCAGCCGCGGGAGCTGCTCAAGGCAATTCCCGGGCTGGAACTCGTGGAACTGACCGAGGCGTCCTGGTGCTGCGGCAGCGCCGGCATCTACAACCTCACCCAGCCGGAGATGGCCGGCCAGCTCCTCGAACGAAAGATGGGACACATTGCCGCCACCCGGGCCGGCGTGGTGGCCACCGGCAATCCGGGGTGCCTGCTGCAACTCGTCACCGGATGCAACCAGCGCGGTGTTTCGTTGCGGGTGGTGCATCCGGTCACGCTGCTCGCCGAAGCCTACCGGCGTCGGGACCTGCCGCCGGCGCATTGA
- a CDS encoding ApaG domain: MNTLAAPVELAGLRVSLDRLVYHRLAPEKSKGRPHAFIYYLTLINHSDVAVTIRGRKWVVLHGDGTQWVVEGTGVVGQQPVIPAGGSFSYNSFHTIPTRHATAEGSFLGVDALGRAVLMRIDPFRMQVPAAA, encoded by the coding sequence ATGAATACGCTGGCGGCGCCGGTTGAACTTGCGGGACTCCGGGTCTCTCTGGACCGTCTTGTTTATCACCGCCTCGCCCCGGAGAAGAGCAAGGGGCGTCCCCACGCATTCATCTACTACCTGACCCTGATCAACCACAGCGATGTGGCGGTGACCATTCGCGGGCGCAAATGGGTGGTCCTGCATGGGGATGGGACACAGTGGGTCGTGGAGGGGACCGGGGTGGTGGGCCAGCAACCGGTGATCCCCGCCGGTGGTTCCTTCAGCTACAACAGTTTTCACACCATTCCCACCCGTCATGCGACCGCGGAGGGTTCGTTTCTGGGTGTGGATGCCCTCGGCCGCGCCGTATTGATGCGGATTGACCCCTTTCGGATGCAGGTCCCCGCCGCGGCCTGA
- the infA gene encoding translation initiation factor IF-1, translated as MPKEEPIELTGTVTQVLPGTMFRVRLPNGHVVLAHISGKMRKNFIRINVGDQVQVNLSPYDLGKARITFRQR; from the coding sequence ATGCCCAAGGAAGAACCGATCGAGTTGACGGGCACGGTCACGCAGGTGCTCCCCGGAACCATGTTCCGCGTGCGACTGCCCAACGGGCACGTGGTCCTCGCCCACATCTCGGGGAAAATGCGAAAGAACTTCATCCGGATCAATGTGGGAGACCAAGTGCAGGTCAACCTGTCACCCTACGATCTCGGCAAGGCCCGCATCACCTTCCGGCAACGCTGA
- a CDS encoding DUF2191 domain-containing protein, translating to MRTTLTLDPDIAARARKGAVRLNKSFKEVINAALRAGLDDILAPPAAKPYRTKPRPLGLRQGFSYDNISELIAAAEGEDHS from the coding sequence GTGAGAACCACGCTGACACTTGACCCCGACATTGCGGCCAGGGCGAGGAAGGGGGCGGTCCGGCTGAACAAGTCCTTCAAGGAGGTGATCAACGCCGCGTTGCGGGCGGGGCTTGATGACATCCTCGCGCCGCCGGCGGCCAAACCCTACCGGACGAAGCCGCGTCCTCTGGGCCTGCGCCAGGGCTTTTCCTACGACAACATCTCCGAACTCATCGCCGCTGCGGAGGGCGAAGACCATTCATGA
- a CDS encoding type II toxin-antitoxin system VapC family toxin produces the protein MTLVDANLLLYAEDSLSEHHAAALTWWDGQLSGSGTVGLCWPVLNAFIRIGTNARLHQRPLTLKEAIERVQSWLDQPCVRVLQPTDQHWTIFQQMLRSGNAVGNLVSDAHLAALAVEHNAVLHSTDADFSRFRGLKWRNPLAG, from the coding sequence ATGACCCTCGTGGATGCCAATCTCCTTCTGTACGCCGAGGACAGCCTGTCGGAACACCACGCAGCCGCCCTGACCTGGTGGGACGGCCAGCTCAGCGGCTCCGGGACCGTCGGGTTGTGCTGGCCGGTCCTGAACGCCTTCATCCGCATTGGCACCAATGCCCGCCTGCACCAGCGTCCGCTCACGCTCAAGGAAGCCATCGAACGTGTGCAGAGCTGGCTCGATCAACCCTGTGTGAGGGTCCTCCAGCCCACCGACCAGCACTGGACGATTTTCCAGCAGATGCTCCGGAGCGGGAATGCGGTGGGCAACCTGGTTTCCGACGCCCACCTCGCGGCGCTCGCCGTGGAACACAACGCCGTGCTGCATTCGACCGACGCCGACTTCTCACGCTTCCGAGGCCTCAAATGGAGAAATCCGCTTGCGGGATGA
- a CDS encoding tetratricopeptide repeat protein: protein MASEALEELTRLDPPPSAECVRQFRAMIDAVPEGKMTQPEGAAGWNTRGATLMEVGKVDDARVCFAQALDLDADYEPAWLNLALSFGRVRDFEPALTVLDRYLGDYPSSEQGWHLRGMALANLERHEEAVSSYARALKINPRLVEALRWSSAALLRLGRNPEALDACRRGLEIAPADLELLFFQSKALHRLGREAEALQCTAEMKRLDPEKARALLEADP, encoded by the coding sequence ATGGCCTCCGAGGCCTTGGAGGAACTGACCCGTCTCGATCCGCCGCCATCCGCGGAATGTGTCCGCCAGTTTCGGGCAATGATTGACGCGGTACCCGAGGGAAAAATGACCCAACCAGAGGGGGCGGCCGGCTGGAACACGAGGGGGGCAACGCTGATGGAGGTCGGCAAGGTGGACGACGCCCGGGTGTGCTTCGCCCAGGCGCTGGATCTGGACGCTGACTACGAGCCAGCGTGGCTCAATCTCGCCCTGTCCTTCGGACGCGTCCGCGACTTTGAACCGGCGCTGACCGTGCTGGACCGCTACCTGGGGGACTATCCATCGTCGGAACAGGGCTGGCACCTGCGCGGCATGGCGTTGGCGAATCTGGAGCGACACGAAGAGGCCGTCTCCAGTTATGCCCGTGCCCTGAAGATCAACCCGCGGCTCGTCGAGGCGCTGCGGTGGTCAAGCGCGGCGCTGCTCCGTCTTGGCAGAAACCCGGAGGCCCTCGACGCCTGCCGGCGCGGACTGGAAATCGCCCCGGCCGATCTCGAACTGCTGTTCTTTCAATCCAAGGCCCTGCACCGGCTGGGACGGGAGGCGGAGGCCCTGCAGTGCACGGCGGAGATGAAGCGTCTCGATCCGGAGAAGGCGAGGGCGCTCCTGGAGGCAGACCCTTGA
- a CDS encoding polysaccharide deacetylase family protein: MSRWLVLVMISLLPAAVGAEPSLAERLGYAATDRLLIVNGDDVGMCHAANVATVDALENGLMRSATILVPCPWFPEIADHARTHPEKDFGIHLCQTSEWRRYRWGPLSPKSEVPGLVDPDGYFWHETPQVYAKSNPGEALIESRAQIRKALAAGVDVTHLDSHMGVLQYRPDYLESYLQLAVEFDLPVRMASEEAFARAGHSGWRERFAARGILFPDDLIFDIHYTNPGEVKGFWMERLADLKPGVTELFIHAALPTDELQAITGTWAVRAAEHELFTRDADLRALLEAQGVKLIGFRPIRELQRRLRKSGP; this comes from the coding sequence ATGTCACGATGGTTGGTGTTGGTGATGATCAGCCTGCTCCCGGCAGCGGTCGGCGCCGAGCCCTCCCTGGCGGAACGTTTGGGCTACGCCGCGACCGACCGGTTGCTGATCGTCAATGGCGACGATGTGGGCATGTGCCATGCGGCCAACGTCGCGACCGTGGACGCCCTGGAGAACGGACTCATGCGGTCGGCGACCATCCTCGTCCCGTGCCCCTGGTTTCCCGAGATTGCCGATCATGCGCGGACCCATCCGGAGAAGGATTTCGGGATCCATCTTTGCCAGACCTCGGAATGGCGGCGGTATCGGTGGGGTCCGCTGTCGCCAAAGTCCGAGGTGCCCGGACTGGTGGATCCCGACGGCTACTTCTGGCACGAGACGCCCCAGGTGTATGCGAAATCGAATCCGGGGGAGGCCCTGATCGAATCCCGGGCGCAGATCCGGAAGGCCCTGGCGGCGGGCGTGGATGTCACCCATCTGGACTCCCACATGGGCGTGCTCCAGTACCGTCCGGACTATTTGGAAAGCTATCTGCAGCTCGCCGTCGAGTTCGACCTGCCGGTGCGGATGGCCTCCGAGGAGGCCTTTGCCAGGGCCGGGCATTCCGGATGGCGCGAACGGTTCGCCGCCCGGGGAATCCTGTTTCCCGACGACCTCATCTTCGACATCCATTATACCAATCCCGGGGAGGTGAAGGGGTTTTGGATGGAACGTCTGGCGGACCTCAAGCCCGGGGTGACCGAGCTGTTCATCCACGCCGCGCTGCCGACGGACGAGCTGCAAGCGATCACCGGCACCTGGGCGGTGCGTGCGGCGGAACATGAACTCTTCACGCGGGATGCCGACCTGAGGGCCCTTCTGGAGGCGCAGGGCGTGAAGCTCATTGGCTTCCGTCCGATACGCGAGCTTCAGCGGCGGCTTCGGAAGTCCGGGCCGTGA